In Rhododendron vialii isolate Sample 1 chromosome 9a, ASM3025357v1, the following are encoded in one genomic region:
- the LOC131301865 gene encoding uncharacterized protein LOC131301865: MGTAASDEENTDMSVSYDMDAEYACRCWKDDGILPKKGVQPYSEPAPFIFVEMRLCNKLKKHANGDTGGDDAVIELVSVRRPFCFNHVLFLTSEKMRPFVSVFLSFLCLPDSVKE, from the exons ATGGGAACAGCAGCTTCGGACGAGGAAAATACCGACATGTCAGT ATCATACGACATGGATGCTGAGTATGCTTGTCGTTGCTGGAAAGATGATGGCATTCTCCCCAAAAAAGGAGTCCAGCCTTACTCTGAACCTGCTCCCTTCATTTTTGTTGAAATGAGGTTGTGTAATAAACTCAAGAAACATGCCAATGGCGACACTGGTGGGGACGATGCTGTCATAGAGCTGGTCTCAGTAAGGAGACCATTCTGTTTTAACCACGTTTTGTTTTTGACAAGCGAGAAAATGAGGCCCTTCGTGTCTGTCTTTCTGTCTTTTCTGTGTTTACCAGACAGCGTTAAGGAATAA